The Xanthomonas rydalmerensis genomic interval GGCAGGTGGTGCTGGTCTAGCGCGCAGCAAGCGCGCTTGCGGCGCGGCGCGCTACAGCGCGTGCCACCAGCCCATCGACATCAGGTTGACCATCAGCACCACCACCAGGGTATAGACCAGCGACAGCGGGCCGCCGACGCGCCACAGTTCGCGCGGCTGGTAGTTGGCCGGGCCGGTGATCATCGAGATCACCGGATTGGACGCGGTCATCAGATTGTTGGACGCCGACAGCGCCACGATCAGCGCGAACGCGGTGGGGTTGCCGCCGGCCGCCAGCGCCAGGTTGACCGCGATCGGCACCATCACAATGGTCGCGCCCACATGGCTGATCACCAGCGAGAACGCGGTGGTCAGCAGGCCCAGGGCGATCTCCAGCGCCCACACCGGAATGCCCTCGGGCAAGCGCGCGATGGTGTGGCCGGCGACCCAGGCCGCCGCGCCGCTGCTGTCCATCGCCCAGCCCAGCGGGATCAGCCCGGCCATCAGGAACACGGTCTTCCAGTTGATCGAGGCGTAAGCCTCGTCCATGCGCAGCACGCCGGTCAGCAGCATGCCGGCCACGCCGGTCATCAGGGTCAGCGCCACCGGCAGCTTGGAGGTGAGCGCGATCAGGATGGTCAGGGCGAAGATCGTCATCGCGATCTTGAACTTGTGCGGACGGTGCTCGCCCTTGGGGTAGTCGGTGACCACCACGAAGTCGCGGCTTTCCGAGGCCTGTGCCAGGTCCTGCCAGATGCTGTGGAACACCAGCATGTCGCCGGCGCGCAGCGGCACCTTGCGCACGTCCTCGCGGATCACCTGCTTGTCGCGGTTGATCGCCAGCAGGCTGATCCCGGCCTGCTTGCGCAGGCGCAGTTCGGCCGCGCTCTTGCCGATGAAGCGCGAGGTCGGCGGGATCACCGCCTCGGAGATGCCGGCGCGGCTGGGGTTGAACAGGTCGCCGAGGTTGCGCAGGCGCGAGGACAGGCGCAGGAACTGGTTCTGCGCGAAATCGGCCACCTGCTGGCGCGCGCCCATCACCCCGAGCACGCTGCCGACCCAGATGCGCATGTCCGCCGGCGGCGCCAGGCGGGTGTCGTTGCCGGTCTTCAGGGCCAGCAACAGCGGTGCGTTGTGCACGGTCTCGGCCTCGCCCAGGGTCATGCCGACCAGCGGGCTGTCGGCGCTGACGATCAGTTCGAACACATCGCCCTCGATGCCGTAAGTGCGGGCGAAATAGCTCTCGGTGCGCGCCGGGGTGACGCCGTCGTTGATCAGCCGCTCTTCTTCGGCCAATGCCTTGTCGCCGCGCACGCGGAAGTAGATCAGCGAGGCCAGCAGCAGCGCCATGCCGATCGGCAGCGGCGCGAACATGCGCAGCGGCTCGATGGTGGCCATGCCCGAGGGCAGGTTGTTGTTGGCCGACTGCAGCAGGTCGTTGAGCAGGATCAGCGGCGAGTTGCCGACCATGGTCAGCGCGCCGCCCATCACGATGGCCGCGGCGATCGGCAGCAGCAGCCGCTGCAGGGTCAGGCCGGTGCGTCCGACCAGGCGCGAGGCCACCGGCAGGTACAGCGCCATCACCGAGGGGTTCTGCATGAACGAGGAATTGAGCCCGGCGATGGCGGTGGTCAGCAGCATCAGCCGTTCCTCGACCCCGCGCGCGCGACGCAGCAGCCACGACGCCAGCCGGTTCAGCGCGCCGGTGCGCTCCAGCCCGGCGCCGAGGATGGTGGTGGCGATGATGCTCATCACCGCATTACCGGAGAAACCGCTGAACAGCTCCTCCGGCGCGATCAACCCGGTCACCCCGAGCACCACCAGCACCACCAGCGCCACCACGTCGGCGCGGATCCGCTCGAACACGAACATCGCCATGGTGAAGCCGACCAGCCCGAGCACGAGCTTCATATCGGTGGTCAGCGTCAGCGCGGTGTCCATTGGGGGCCGGGATTGGGGATTGGGGATTCGGGATTAGCTGACAGCGCGAATCGGGACCGGCCGCGCTAATGGCGTGCCGCGGAGGCATTGTGTCCGGAAGGTGGCGGATTCGCTCCTCATCCCTAATCCCGACTCCCCAATCCCGGCTTGTCGTACAGCAAATCCCACACCCCATGGCCCAGATTCTGGCCGCGGGTCTCGAAGTGGGTCTGCGGGCGCCAGTCCGGGCGCGGTACGTGGCCGCGCGGGCCGGCGCGGTTGACCAGGCCGGGGGTGGCGTCGAGCACGTCCCACATCTGCTCGGCGTAGTCGGCCCAGTCGGTGGCGCAGTGCAGGCGGCCGCCGTCGCGCAGCTTGCGCACCAGCAGCGCGGCGAACGCCGGCTGCAGCAGGCGCCGCTTGTTGTGGCGCTTCTTGTGCCAGGGATCGGGGAAGTAGATGCGCACCTCGTCCAGGCTGCCGTCGGCGATCTCGTGCTGCAGCACCTCCACCGCATCGTGGTGGTACAGGCGCACGTGGTCGGCACCGTCCTCGGCCAGCGCGTTGAGCAGGCGGCCCACGCCGGGCGCGTGCACCTCGATGCCGATGTAGTCGCGGCTCGGATCGTGCTGCGCGGCATGGCGCAAGGCCGCGCCGTTGCCGAAGCCGATCTCCAGCACCTTGGGCGCGTTGCGGCCGAAGGTGGCGTCCAGATCGCGCGGCTGGCCGCTGTAGTCCAGGCCGAAGCGCGGCCACAGCGCATCGAACGCGCGCTGCTGGGCCGGGGTGAAGCGGCCCTGGCGCAGCACGAAGCTGCGCACCTGGCGGCGCCTTTCCTCGACGGTGAAGGGTTTCGGCGGGGTCTTGGCGCCGGCGCTGGAGAACGGATCGGTCATGCCTGCGGCCTCACCCGATCAATCCGTCGACCGGCGAGGAGGCGCTGGCGTAGCGCTTGCGCGGGATGCGCCCGGCCAGGAACGCCTCGCGGCCGGCTTCCACCGCCTTGCGCATGGCGCTGGCCATCAGCACCGGATTGCGCGCGCCGGCGATGGCGGTGTTCATCAGCACGCCGTCGCAGCCCAGTTCCATCGCGATCGCCGCGTCCGAGGCGGTGCCGACGCCGGCGTCGACGATGATCGGCACTTTGGCGTTGTCGATGATCTCCAGCAAGTTGTAGCGGTTCTGGATGCCCAGCCCGGAGCCGATCGGCGCGGCCAGCGGCATCACCGCCACGCAGCCGATCTCTTCCAGGCGCTTGGCCAGGATCGGGTCGTCGCTGGTATAGACCATCACCTCGAAACCATCGGCGACCAGGATTTCGGCGGCCTTGAGGGTCTGCACCACGTCCGGGAACAGGGTGCGCTGGTCGCCCAGCACTTCCAGCTTGGTCAGGTTGTGGCCGTCGAGCAGTTCGCGCGCCAGCCGGCAGGTGCGCACCGCATCCTCGGCGGTGTAGCAGCCGGCGGTGTTGGGCAGGATGGTGTACTGTTCAGGCGGCAGCACGTCGAGCAGGTTGGGCTCGCCCGGGTTCTGGCCGATGTTGCTGCGGCGGATCGCCACGGTGACGATCTGCGCGGCGGCGGCCTCGGTGGCCAGGCGGGTCTGTTCGAGATCGGCGAACTTGCCGGTGCCGGTGAGCAGGCGCGAACGGTAGGGTTTGCCGGCGATCACCAGCGCATCGTGGGGGGCGGGAGCGTTCATCGGCGGATTATCGCCCATCGCACCGGCCCTGCCGAGTCCGCACCGGGACGCGCGGCGGCGCGATTCAGCCGCCGCCCAGCGCGTGCACGATCTCGACCCGGTCGCCGGCGTGCAGTTCGTGCGCGGCGTGCGCGCCGCGCGGCACGATCTCGCCGTTGACCTCGACCGCCACCCGCCGCTGCCCCAGTCCTTCGGCCTGCAGCAGCGCGGCCACGGTGGTGGCCGGCGCCAGCGTGCATTGTCTGCCGTTCAATTCGATGTTCATGCCATCATTGTGCAATGCGCGCCCTGGGCGCGCGAGTCGCGATCTTGCGGCAGTGCAACGTGAGCGTGTCCGGCAGAGGTGAAATCATGTCGGCCATGCGGCAACGTATGGCGCGGCCGCTCCCCCGTTTCGTTGCATTTCTCGTGTTCCATTTCTGCCCGGGAGGGCTTCCATGACTTCGTCCATCCGTCCGCTCCGTTCGCTGCTCGCCGCCGCGATCGTGCTCGCCGCCGCGCCTGCGTTCGCGCAGTCCACCTACAGCCGCACCGTGTTCTTCGGCGACAGCCTGACCGACGCCGGCTACTACCGGCCGCTGCTGCCGGCCTCGGTACGTGCGGTGACCGGCCAGTTCACCACCAACCCGGACTTCGTCTGGGCGCAGTACGTGGCCGAGTACTACGGCACCAACGCCGCCGCCAACGGCAACGGCCAGATCGGCGACGACTATGCCGCCGGCAACGCCCGCGTCGGCGTGGCCAACCCGAGCGCCCTCGGCGTGGCGCCGTCGCTGGCCACCCAGGCCAGCAACTACCTGGCCGCCAACGGCGGCAAGGCCGACCCGAATGCGCTGTACTCGGTGTGGGGCGGCGCCAACGACCTGTTCGCCATCGCCGGCGGCGCGCCGGTGCAGACCACCATCGGCAATGCGGTGGCCGCAGAAGTGGGCATCGTCGCCAGCCTGCAGAACGCCGGCGCGCGCTATGTCATGGTCAACAACCTGCCCGACGTCGGCATCACCCCGCGCTTCCGCGCCGGCGGCGCCGTGGCGATGGCGCAGGGCACCGCGCTGGCCACCGCCTACAACAACGCGCTGTTCTCCGGCCTCAAGAGCGCCGGGCTGCGGGTGATCCCGGTCGATACCTTCCACCTGCTGCAGGAAGTGGTGGCCAACCCGGGCACCTACGGCTTCACCAACGTCACCGGCACCGCCTGCCAGCCGCAGGTCACCGCGCAGTCGCTGACCTGCAACCCGACCAGCTACGTCAGCGCCGATGCCGCCGATACCTATGTGTTTGCCGATGGCGTGCACCCGACCGGCCGCACCCATGAACTGCTGGCGCAGTACGCGCTGTCGATCCTGGAAGGCCCGCGCACCCAGCAGATCCTGACGCACTCGGCGCAGATGGTCGGCCGCTCGCGCGCCGATCAGGTCGCCTGGCACGTCGATGGCCGCCCGGAATCGGACGGCGTGCGCTGGTGGGGCAACCTGCGCGGCGACATGCAGCGCTACCAGCACGGCGACCTGTACGACGGCATGGCCCCGGCCGGCCTGTTCGGCGTGGACTGGTCGCGCGGCGAGTGGGTGTTCGGCGGCTTCGGCGGCTTCGGTCGCACCGATGCCGACTTCGGCAACCGCGGCGGCGACTACACCCAGGACGACAGCACCCTCGGCGGCTTCGCCGGCTGGTACGGCGAGCACGCCTGGGTCAACGCCCAGGTCAGCTACACCTGGCTGAGCTACGACGTCACCCGCAAGGTCAACCTCGGCCCGGCCACCATCGAGCACAAGGGCTCGCCGGACGGCAGCAACCTGACCGCGGCGCTGCAGGGCGGCTACGAGTTCGGCGAAGGCAGCTTCAAGCACGGCCCGGTGGCCGCGGCGATCTGGCAGAAGGTCAAGCTCGACGGCTACACCGAGAGCAACCCGAACTCCAGCGCGCTGGGCTACAGCGACCGCGACGTCGAGTCGATGGTCGGCCGCATCGGCTGGAAGGCCAGCCTCGATGCCGGCATGGTGAAGCCGTACCTGCAGGCCACCTACGACCACGAGTTCAAGAAGAACCAGGAAGCCACCGCGTGGCTGCAGACCATGTCCGACCTGGGCGAGTACGCGGTGCCGGGCATCGACTTCGACCGCAACTACGCGTCGGTGGTGCTGGGCGCGCGGACCAAGCTGTGGGGCTTCGAGAGCAACGTCGGCATCGCCACCACCACGGGCCAGTCGCGCGCGCACGACACCTCGCTGTTCGTGAACTTCGGCGGCAGCTTCTAAGCACCGCCCGGGTTTGCCCGCCTTGCCCGGCTGCGTGCCGGGCAGGGTAGGGCGAGGGATGTACAAAGGCAGCAGTGCCTGTTGTGGGAGGGGCTTCAGCCCCGACGCCTCGGAGTTCGAGCCGTCGGGACTGAAGCCCTTCTGCATTTCCACGGCACCTGCCGGGCCGTGTCGCTTTCGTCCGCGCACTGCAGCCCGCATCGCGCCGATTTCTTGCGCAACCCCCGGCCCAGCGCATAGACTGCACCGGCAACGCGGGCGTAGCTCAATGGTAGAGCTGTAGCTTCCCAAGCTACTGACGTGGGTTCGATTCCCATCGCCCGCTCCAGTCTCGCGAATGCTAGCGCTAAGTTGTTGACCGCGCTGACTATTCCGTCCGGCTGAAGACCGCCTCGAACGACCTCCCAAGGTATCGTTTGAGGTATCGTTTTTCCCAAAGCCCCTCTTGCTGCATCGGTCATCAGGCCTCTACGTGCGCTTCTTGGTTCCTGCTGATTTGCAGGGGTAAGTCGGCTCGCGTTTTCTTGTTCGTCCTCTCTATCTTTGCCCCGGCGACGCTGCGCGTCTGGTGTCTGCCTACATGGGAGTGGCACTATCGAACGCGTTCCAAGCATTGAGGCAGGGAAAGTCAGTGGATCTGGACGAAGTGCTGCGCCGAATTCGAGAGCAAGGACTGCGCGAACTCACATTGACCGATGTGACGCTGCCTAATGGCACGCATCGTTAAGGCCCAGATCGATACGCCTGAGGACGCAGCGTTAGTTGCTGCGTTGAATCTAGCCCCAATCGACGAGATTTTCGTCGATCGGGGGTTTTCATGCATTCAAGGCGAGATGTCTCTTGCGATGGCTGTTTTTGGGCCTGATAGCTACCATAAATTTATTGAAAATCAGTCTTCCCCGGAAACTGGGAGAATGAGCTCGGCGTTCGACTTGGGGAAGGGAAAGCCACTTCTCGGGATGAGGTGGGCAAAACCATTTCCCTTATTTTGGATGATCCTACTCTCGACTTCTTGCGAAAGTGGAATTGCTCGTCCGGTTCTTTCCTGAACAATTCAGTCAGATCCTCTTCGCGCATCTGCCGGCCTATCAAGAAAGCGTCGACCAAGAGGTTGAGAATCTCTGTGTCGTCACGCGTGGAGCCCCTATCGATTTGAAAGGAAGGGAATCGGTTGTTGCGCGAAAGCAGATATTCAATGAGGTGGCGAGGGACGCCTTTGCTAAAATTGGGCTATCTGTTGCCGGCGAAAAGGATGGTTTACTTCTTCTCTGGCGTCGGAAGCGACGGTGCCAAAATCTCGGCGCAAATTGAGCCTTCATCCCTCACCAGGGTATATTCGACCCACACGTGGCCGACTATTCGATATTGGCCTTTGATGCCGTTTAGCTTCGTCGTCAAGAAGAGATCTAAAGGCGAGAAGAATGCGGCATTCATGATGCCACCTGAGGTCCAGTCACTAGCAGCGCTGCGTCTAGGAAGATATGAAGACAGTCACTCGCTAGAAGTTGCTGTGCGCGCCTTGGCGTTGTGGATCGAACTGGGATTTTTTGGTGGCCCGCCCAAGAAGGATTGAAGTTTCCCAAGTGTCCTGGCTGATCTACTCGATAGGCAGTAGACGAAAAGCCCCGAGTTGATTGTGCTTTTATGGACGCCTAGATGATCTTGTCGTGCTGGTTCCGTTGGTCATCCGGTCGATCTAAGATGCATCTGGTTGGCACATCAAAGGCGCGCCTTCTGTGTATAAGCAGGTCAAGTTCACTCGGGAAGAACTCTACGAGATGGTTTGGGCACGCCCTGTGCTCGTCCTTGCCAAGGAAATCGGCGTATCCGATGTCGCTTTCTCGAAGGCATGTCGAAAAGCGGAGATTCCACTTCCGAACAGAGGGCACTGGGCAATCGTCCGGACTGGGCGGACCGTCAAGCAGCCCCCTCTTCCGGATGCCAAGGAAGGGCAGCCAAGTGTCGTGCTCTTTACCGTGTCCGAGAACGCTCCTTCCAAGCCACCTCGACCCGAGGTGCCGCTTGGGCCACCTGTTGCGGTTCCCCAAGAACTCATCAAGCCCCACCGCTTGATCGCTGAGGTCAAAGCGGCAGCAAAGGCTGCCCGAGAGGACAAGGGCGTCTTGCAGTTGAGCTATAACAAGGTGCTTCGGCTCAGAACCTCGACGGCTCAGCTACCCAGAGCCTTGATCCTATTGGACGTCCTGATCAAGCAGTTCGAGGCCAAGGGCTGCAAAGTCCGCCTCAACGAGGAGCGGGCTTCAACAGAATTGGTGTTGAAAGAAGGAACTGTATCTTTCCGGTTGAGCGAAAGGACCAAGCAAACGCTACCGCCACCACCACCGCCTCGCCCACCCGGACGAAGAGGAGAGTCTTACTACGAGCCGTGGAGGCCAGCTTACATCTTGGTGGGAACGGGCGAATTTGCCTTGGAGTTTGACCAATGGCTTGGCAACAGTCGCCACATTTGGAAGGATCGGGCAGGAAACCCCTTGGAGGCTCAGCTCCATGAGGTGATCGCAGAAGTCCCTGTGTGGGAAGACGCATTGC includes:
- a CDS encoding SLC13 family permease, encoding MDTALTLTTDMKLVLGLVGFTMAMFVFERIRADVVALVVLVVLGVTGLIAPEELFSGFSGNAVMSIIATTILGAGLERTGALNRLASWLLRRARGVEERLMLLTTAIAGLNSSFMQNPSVMALYLPVASRLVGRTGLTLQRLLLPIAAAIVMGGALTMVGNSPLILLNDLLQSANNNLPSGMATIEPLRMFAPLPIGMALLLASLIYFRVRGDKALAEEERLINDGVTPARTESYFARTYGIEGDVFELIVSADSPLVGMTLGEAETVHNAPLLLALKTGNDTRLAPPADMRIWVGSVLGVMGARQQVADFAQNQFLRLSSRLRNLGDLFNPSRAGISEAVIPPTSRFIGKSAAELRLRKQAGISLLAINRDKQVIREDVRKVPLRAGDMLVFHSIWQDLAQASESRDFVVVTDYPKGEHRPHKFKIAMTIFALTILIALTSKLPVALTLMTGVAGMLLTGVLRMDEAYASINWKTVFLMAGLIPLGWAMDSSGAAAWVAGHTIARLPEGIPVWALEIALGLLTTAFSLVISHVGATIVMVPIAVNLALAAGGNPTAFALIVALSASNNLMTASNPVISMITGPANYQPRELWRVGGPLSLVYTLVVVLMVNLMSMGWWHAL
- the trmB gene encoding tRNA (guanosine(46)-N7)-methyltransferase TrmB; the encoded protein is MTDPFSSAGAKTPPKPFTVEERRRQVRSFVLRQGRFTPAQQRAFDALWPRFGLDYSGQPRDLDATFGRNAPKVLEIGFGNGAALRHAAQHDPSRDYIGIEVHAPGVGRLLNALAEDGADHVRLYHHDAVEVLQHEIADGSLDEVRIYFPDPWHKKRHNKRRLLQPAFAALLVRKLRDGGRLHCATDWADYAEQMWDVLDATPGLVNRAGPRGHVPRPDWRPQTHFETRGQNLGHGVWDLLYDKPGLGSRD
- a CDS encoding thiazole synthase; translated protein: MNAPAPHDALVIAGKPYRSRLLTGTGKFADLEQTRLATEAAAAQIVTVAIRRSNIGQNPGEPNLLDVLPPEQYTILPNTAGCYTAEDAVRTCRLARELLDGHNLTKLEVLGDQRTLFPDVVQTLKAAEILVADGFEVMVYTSDDPILAKRLEEIGCVAVMPLAAPIGSGLGIQNRYNLLEIIDNAKVPIIVDAGVGTASDAAIAMELGCDGVLMNTAIAGARNPVLMASAMRKAVEAGREAFLAGRIPRKRYASASSPVDGLIG
- the thiS gene encoding sulfur carrier protein ThiS, with the translated sequence MNIELNGRQCTLAPATTVAALLQAEGLGQRRVAVEVNGEIVPRGAHAAHELHAGDRVEIVHALGGG
- a CDS encoding autotransporter outer membrane beta-barrel domain-containing protein, with amino-acid sequence MTSSIRPLRSLLAAAIVLAAAPAFAQSTYSRTVFFGDSLTDAGYYRPLLPASVRAVTGQFTTNPDFVWAQYVAEYYGTNAAANGNGQIGDDYAAGNARVGVANPSALGVAPSLATQASNYLAANGGKADPNALYSVWGGANDLFAIAGGAPVQTTIGNAVAAEVGIVASLQNAGARYVMVNNLPDVGITPRFRAGGAVAMAQGTALATAYNNALFSGLKSAGLRVIPVDTFHLLQEVVANPGTYGFTNVTGTACQPQVTAQSLTCNPTSYVSADAADTYVFADGVHPTGRTHELLAQYALSILEGPRTQQILTHSAQMVGRSRADQVAWHVDGRPESDGVRWWGNLRGDMQRYQHGDLYDGMAPAGLFGVDWSRGEWVFGGFGGFGRTDADFGNRGGDYTQDDSTLGGFAGWYGEHAWVNAQVSYTWLSYDVTRKVNLGPATIEHKGSPDGSNLTAALQGGYEFGEGSFKHGPVAAAIWQKVKLDGYTESNPNSSALGYSDRDVESMVGRIGWKASLDAGMVKPYLQATYDHEFKKNQEATAWLQTMSDLGEYAVPGIDFDRNYASVVLGARTKLWGFESNVGIATTTGQSRAHDTSLFVNFGGSF